The following proteins come from a genomic window of Leopardus geoffroyi isolate Oge1 chromosome A3, O.geoffroyi_Oge1_pat1.0, whole genome shotgun sequence:
- the SLC20A1 gene encoding sodium-dependent phosphate transporter 1, protein MAFTGATLTTSTIAATAASGPLMDYLWMLILGFIIAFVLAFSVGANDVANSFGTAVGSGVVTLKQACILASIFETVGSVLLGAKVSETIRKGLIDVEMYNSTQQLLMAGSVSAMFGSAVWQLVASFLKLPISGTHCIVGATIGFSLVAKGQEGVKWSELIKIVMSWFISPLLSGIMSGILFFLVRAFILRKTDPVPNGLRALPVFYACTVGINLFSIMYTGAPLLGFDKLPLWGTILISVGCAVFCALIVWFFVCPRMKRKIEREIKSSPSESPLMEKKNSLKEDHEETKLSVSDIETRSPVSEVGSATVPLRAVVEERTVSFKLGDLEEAPERERLPSVDLKEETSIDSAMNGAVQLPNGNLVQFNQAVSNQMNSSGHYQYHTVHKDSGLYKELLHKLHLAKVGDCMGDSGDKPLRRNNSYTSYTMAICGMPLDSFRAKEGEQKGEEMEKLTWPNAESKKRIRMDSYTSYCNAVSDIHSASEMDMSVKAEMGLGDRKGSSSSLEEWYDQDKPEVSLLFQFLQILTACFGSFAHGGNDVSNAIGPLVALYLVYDTGDVSSKVATPIWLLLYGGVGICIGLWVWGRRVIQTMGKDLTPITPSSGFSIELASALTVVIASNIGLPISTTHCKVGSVVSVGWLRSKKAVDWRLFRNIFMAWFVTVPISGVISAAIMAVFKYVIL, encoded by the exons ATGGCATTTACCGGGGCAACGCTGACTACCAGTACTATTGCTGCTACTGCTGCTTCTGGTCCATTGATGGACTACCTATGGATGCTGATCCTGGGCTTCATTATTGCATTTGTCTTGGCATTCTCCGTGGGAGCCAATGATGTAGCAAATTCGTTTGGTACAGCTGTGGGCTCAGGTGTAGTGACCCTCAAGCAAGCCTGCATCCTAGCTAGTATTTTTGAAACCGTGGGCTCCGTCCTTCTGGGAGCCAAAGTGAGCGAAACAATCAGGAAGGGCTTGATCGACGTGGAGATGTACAACTCGACCCAACAGCTGTTGATGGCCGGCTCTGTCAGTGCTatgtttg GTTCTGCTGTGTGGCAACTAGTGGCTTCGTTTTTGAAGCTTCCCATTTCTGGAACCCATTGTATTGTTGGTGCAACCATCGGTTTCTCCCTTGTGGCAAAGGGGCAGGAGGGTGTCAAGTGGTCTGAACTGATAAAAATtg TGATGTCTTGGTTCATCTCTCCACTGCTTTCTGGTATTATGTCTGgaattttattcttccttgttCGTGCATTCATCCTCCGTAAG ACAGATCCCGTTCCTAATGGTTTGCGAGCTTTGCCAGTTTTCTATGCCTGCACAGTTGGAATAAACCTCTTTTCCATCATGTATACTGGAGCACCTT TGCTGGGCTTTGACAAACTTCCTCTGTGGGGCACCATCCTCATCTCGGTGGGATGTGCAGTTTTCTGTGCCCTTATCGTCTGGTTCTTTGTATGTCCcaggatgaagagaaaaattgAAC GAGAAATAAAGTCTAGTCCTTCTGAAAGCCccttaatggaaaaaaagaatagcttgAAAGAAGACCATGAAGAAACAAAGTTGTCTGTCAGTGATATTGAAACCAGGAGTCCCGTTTCTGAGGTAGGATCTGCCACTGTGCCCCTCCGGGCTGTGGTGGAGGAGAGAACAGTCTCATTCAAACTTGGAGACTTGGAGGAAGCTCCAGAGCGAGAGAGGCTTCCCAGTGTGGACCTGAAAGAGGAAACCAGCATAGACAGCGCCATGAATG GAGCAGTTCAGTTGCCTAATGGGAACCTTGTTCAGTTCAATCAAGCCGTCAGTAACCAGATGAACTCCAGTGGCCACTATCAGTATCATACCGTGCATAAAGATTCTGGCTTATACAAAGAGCTGCTGCATAAATTACATCTTGCCAAGGTGGGAGACTGCATGGGAGACTCTGGCGACAAACCGTTGAGGCGCAATAATAGCTATACTTCCTACACCATGGCAATTTGTGGCATGCCTCTGGATTCATTCCGTGCCAAAGAAGGTGAACAGAaaggtgaagaaatggagaagcTGACATGGCCTAACGCGGAGAGCAAGAAGCGAATTCGAATGGATAGTTACACCAGTTACTGCAATGCTGTGTCTGATATTCACTCGGCATCTGAGATGGACATGAGTGTCAAGGCAGAGATGGGTCTAGGTGACAGAAAAGGAAGTAGCAGCTCTCTAGAAGAATGGTATGACCAGGATAAACCGGAGGTATCTCTCCTCTTCCAGTTCCTGCAGATCCTGACAGCCTGCTTTGGGTCATTTGCCCATGGTGGAAATGATGTCAG caatgcCATCGGTCCTCTGGTTGCTTTATATCTGGTTTATGACACAGGAGATGTTTCTTCAAAAGTGGCAACACCGATATGGCTTCTGCTCTATGGTGGAGTTGGTATTTGTATTGGTCTGTGGGTTTGGGGAAGGAGAGTTATCCAGACCATGGGGAAAGATCTGACACCGATCACACCTTCTAG TGGCTTCAGTATTGAACTGGCATCTGCCCTCACTGTGGTAATCGCATCAAATATTGGTCTTCCCATCAGTACAACGCATTG